The proteins below come from a single Malus domestica chromosome 03, GDT2T_hap1 genomic window:
- the LOC103427050 gene encoding tyrosine-sulfated glycopeptide receptor 1-like, which yields MALQISYGLLFIFFISSFFATTPACQKIDQHSLRSSFDIGTSSLNWSSNDCCRWEGITCDMFGRVTHLLLPSKGIKGCMSRFLGNLTHLSHLNLSHNMLSAPLEAQFFLSLTRLQILDLSKNHLSGKLPSSLSSSNIQMVDLSSNQFNGTIPSSFLQHAWNLSSFNVSNNHFTGQIPSSICLLSFSLRVLDFSHNNFSGSIPLGLGNCSELEVFRARDNTLSGSLPADIYNAQALQEISLSTNSLFGPIGENVGKLSKLKLMHLHYNNLEGPLPPSLMNCTNLVEINLGFNRFSGNISGLDFSKLTHLSKLDFINNALTGVLPISIYSCKSLKALRLGANDFEGPIQPEILQLKNLTFLSLFRNRLANVTGAMKIFMRFKSLRVLVLAENFRGEEMPDGDITVDFRLQNLCVFSLYSCHMTGQIPAWISKFRKLKVLDLSFNRLTGTIPGWLGTLPSLFFLLLNDNLISGEFPRELCGLQALVLQKLANQTCHCSLELPIYFPHSKNASTLSSQSKYVANMPRVISLRNNNLSGSIPFEIGQLQYLQRLDLSINNFSGNIPDQISNLTEFERLELNSNRLSGEIPSSLSSLHFLSTFTVAYNNLEGSIPAGTQLQGFSASAFEGNPKLCGTPLPNQCLSSNGNDADENENNQDLDDDEDQSLYVGLPVALGFVVGFLGFCCPLLLKRTWRHVYFQFLDNVQFKLYLMWRRLKRRKW from the exons ATGGCACTTCAAATTTCGTATGGCCTCCTCTTCATATTTTTCATCTCAAGTTTCTTTGCTACAACCCCCGCATGCCAAAAAATTGATCAAcactctcttcgttcttcatttGATATTGGTACTTCTAGTTTAAACTGGTCTTCCAACGATTGTTGCCGATGGGAGGGCATCACTTGCGATATGTTTGGTAGGGTAACTCATTTGTTGTTGCCCTCCAAAGGTATCAAAGGTTGCATGTCTCGTTTTCTTGGAAACCTCACACATCTTTCGCATCTCAACCTCTCCCACAATATGCTTTCCGCTCCTCTTGAGgctcaattttttttgtccttGACTCGCCTTCAGATCCTTGATTTGAGCAAAAACCATTTATCCGGAAAACTACCATCATCTCTATCATCAAGTAATATCCAGATGGTGGATTTATCCAGCAATCAGTTTAACGGAACAATTCCATCTTCATTCCTCCAGCATGCCTGGAATTTGAGCAGTTTTAATGTCAGCAATAATCATTTTACAGGCCAAATACCATCCTCTATCTGTCTTCTTTCCTTTTCGCTTAGAGTCTTGGATTTCTCCCACAATAATTTCAGTGGCTCAATTCCTCTAGGACTAGGAAACTGTTCCGAATTGGAGGTCTTTCGTGCTCGCGACAACACTCTCTCAGGGTCCCTTCCTGCTGATATCTACAATGCTCAGGCCCTTCAAGAAATTTCATTATCTACTAATAGCCTTTTCGGACCCATCGGTGAGAATGTTGGGAAGCTCTCCAAATTAAAGCTCATGCACCTTCATTACAACAATCTAGAAGGTCCTCTGCCCCCATCTTTGATGAATTGCACAAACCTTGTTGAAATAAATCTGGGATTCAACCGTTTTAGTGGGAATATCTCTGGGCTCGATTTCTCTAAACTTACTCATCTTAGTAAGCTAGATTTTATAAATAATGCACTCACTGGTGTCTTGCCAATAAGCATTTACTCATGCAAGTCCCTCAAAGCACTTCGACTGGGTGCAAATGATTTCGAGGGACCGATCCAACCTGAGATTCTTCAATTGAAAAACTTGACCTTCCTCTCGCTTTTTCGTAACAGACTCGCCAATGTCACGGGGGCAATGAAGATATTTATGCGTTTCAAAAGTCTCAGGGTGCTCGTTCTTGCAGAAAATTTTCGAGGTGAAGAAATGCCAGATGGAGATATAACTGTCGATTTCAGGTTACAAAATCTGTGTGTTTTCAGTTTATATAGCTGCCATATGACAGGTCAAATACCTGCATGGATTTCAAAGTTCAGGAAACTGAAAGTCCTAGATTTGTCTTTTAACAGACTCACTGGCACAATACCTGGTTGGTTGGGGACTCTTCCgagtcttttctttttgttgttgaatGACAACTTGATTTCGGGTGAATTTCCAAGGGAGCTTTGCGGACTACAAGCGTTAGTATTGCAAAAGCTTGCGAATCAAACATGCCATTGTTCTCTTGAGTTGCCTATCTACTTCCCACACAGTAAAAATGCATCTACGCTGTCTTCACAGAGCAAGTATGTGGCCAACATGCCAAGAGTAATCTCCCTCAGGAACAACAATTTAAGTGGCAGCATACCCTTTGAGATTGGCCAATTGCAATATCTTCAACGACTGGATCTAAGCATCAACAACTTCTCCGGGAACATTCCAGACCAAATATCCAACCTCACAGAGTTTGAGAGATTAGAACTGAACAGCAACCGTCTGTCAGGTGAAATCCCATCATCACTATCAAGTCTCCATTTCCTGTCTACGTTTACCGTTGCATACAATAATCTTGAAGGATCAATACCAGCCGGCACTCAGCTCCAAGGCTTCAGTGCCTCTGCATTCGAAGGGAATCCAAAACTTTGTGGCACCCCACTTCCAAACCAGTGCTTGTCAAGTAATGGCAATGATGCAGATGAGAATGAGAACAACCAGGATTTGGACGACGATGAGGATCAAAGTCTATATGTTGGGTTACCCGTTGCGCTTGGTTTCGTTGTAGGGTTCTTGGGATTCTGTTGCCCTTTGCTTCTCAAGAGGACGTGGAGACATGTATATTTCCAATTCCTGGACAATGTTCAATTCAAGCTTTATCTGATGTGGAGAAGGCTTAAAAGAAG GAAATGGTGA
- the LOC139194318 gene encoding tyrosine-sulfated glycopeptide receptor 1-like, whose amino-acid sequence MKIFMRFKSLRVLRLSENFRGEEMPDGDITVDFRLQDLCVFSLHSSYMTGQIPAWISKFRKLEVLDLSFNRLTGTIPGWLGTLPSLFFLLLNDNLISGEFPREFCGLQAIVLQKPTNQTGHCSLELPVYFQRSNNATVLSSQCKYVANMPRVISLRNNSLSGSIPVEIGQLQYLQQLDLSINNFSGNIPDQISNLTELERLELNNNRLSGEIPSSLSSLHFLSTFTVAYNYLEGSIPAGTQLQGFSASAFEGNPKLCGTPLPNQCLSSNGNDADENENNQDLDDEDQSLWVGLSVELGFVVGFLGFCCPVLLKRTWRYAYFQLLDNVQFKLYLKPRKYRRR is encoded by the coding sequence ATGAAGATATTTATGCGTTTCAAAAGTCTCAGGGTGCTTCGTCTTTCAGAAAATTTTCGAGGTGAAGAAATGCCAGATGGAGATATAACTGTCGATTTCAGGTTACAAGATCTGTGTGTTTTCAGTTTACATAGTAGTTATATGACAGGTCAAATACCTGCATGGATTTCAAAGTTCAGGAAACTGGAAGTCCTAGATTTGTCTTTTAACAGACTCACTGGCACAATACCTGGTTGGTTGGGGACTCTTCCgagtcttttctttttgttgttgaatGACAACTTGATTTCGGGTGAATTTCCAAGGGAATTTTGCGGACTACAAGCGATAGTATTGCAAAAGCCTACGAATCAAACTGGCCATTGTTCTCTTGAGTTGCCTGTCTACTTCCAACGCAGTAATAATGCAACTGTGCTGTCTTCACAGTGCAAGTATGTGGCCAACATGCCAAGAGTAATCTCCCTCAGGAACAACAGTTTAAGTGGCAGCATACCCGTTGAGATTGGCCAATTGCAATATCTTCAGCAACTGGATCTAAGCATCAACAACTTCTCCGGCAACATTCCAGACCAAATATCCAACCTCACAGAGTTGGAGAGATTAGAACTCAACAACAACCGTTTGTCAGGTGAAATCCCATCATCACTATCAAGTCTCCATTTCTTGTCGACGTTTACTGTTGCATACAATTATCTTGAAGGATCAATACCGGCCGGCACTCAGCTCCAAGGCTTCAGTGCCTCTGCATTCGAAGGGAATCCAAAACTTTGCGGCACCCCACTTCCAAACCAGTGCTTGTCAAGTAATGGCAATGATGCAGATGAGAATGAGAACAACCAGGATTTGGACGACGAGGATCAAAGTCTATGGGTTGGGTTATCCGTTGAGCTTGGTTTCGTTGTAGGGTTCTTGGGATTCTGTTGCCCTGTGCTTCTCAAGAGGACGTGGAGATATGCATATTTCCAGCTCCTAGACAATGTTCAATTCAAGCTCTATCTGAAGCCGAGAAAATATAGAAGAAGGTAA